In the genome of Nonomuraea sp. NBC_00507, the window GCCAACTCGTCGATCTCGAGTGTCCCGACCAGGCGCGTTTCGACCTCGTCGCCGAGTTCCGCGCGTACCCGATCGTAGGCGCGACCCGTGGGAAAGGGGCTCTGGGTCGGCCATGCCGTGCCCAGTCCCGCGGGCACACCGTCGTGGCCGGCCAGAACCGCCGCGAAGCCGGGGCGGCGTACGTCCGCGGTCAGGCGCTCGGCGAAGGCCGCTGTGCCGTACCCGTCCTCATACCAAGGGGGGCCGCTGAACGCGGCGCGGTAGATGTCGACCAGTTGGGCGGTGTGGGCGAGTGCCTCCGGCCCGGCGAGTCGTTCCAGCTTCATGCGGGTACCCGTACCTTGCCGATGCCCAGGGTGCTCGTCGCGGGCAGCAGGCCCGACTCGAAGACCGCGCCGAGCAGTGGCCGGTTGAGCTCGGCCAGGCGTTCGGCCGCCGCCTCACCGAGGGCTCGCCACGGCTCGGCGGCCAGGTCGTCCGTGAGCCGCTCGACCTGGTCGCGCAGGGCCTGCCCGGCCGCGGTGGCGGACCCTTCGGCATCGATGAGGCCGCGGCCGGCGAGCCGTTCCCGCGCGGCCGCCCATTCCTCGGGGCTCCAGCCCCGTCCGGCGAAGTTGGCGACCGGTGCGGCCCCGACGGAGGCGAAGGAGACGAGAGCCTCGCAGGCGTCCAGGCCGGCGGCCTGCAGCGCGGTCAGGTGTCCGTCGCCGCGATGTTCGCGCAGCACCGTGTACGCCTGCCACAGGGCCAGATGCGGCTCGTCTGGCCAGGGCAGGTCCAGATTGGCCGCGGCCAGCGGCCGATGGGCCACTTGGATGCTCTCCGCGGCCCTGACGGCCAGCTCAGCCGCCTCTCTCAGGTCGGTCAGCTCGCCGGGCAACGCGTGGATCGTCCGGTCCATCGCGCGCAGGCGGGCGTCGAGCACCTGCTGGGGCGTCGCGGTGGCCCAGATGGCGGGCACATGGTCGGCGATCATCGCAGGGCTGAAACTGTAGTAGGTGGCGGCGGCCAGCCTCGAGCCGGCGGCGCCGAGCGGCGCCGTGCGCCAGGCGAAGTAACTCGGCCAGCGCGAGGTGACGTCGTAGCCGAGGGCCGCCGCCTCCTCGAAGGCCTCAGGGCTGAAGTAGAGCGTCGCGTGCACCGGCTCGATCTGATGCCACATCTGCCGGGCGAGCGGTCCGAAACTCATCACACACCTCACTGTCTATATAAACTATGCCAGTGACGATAGATCTATGGCGCATCACTGGTCAACCAGAAATAGACAGTTATGTCGGAGGGCGGGTCGAGCTGGCGGTCCTCCTGGTGAACTGCCTGGCCGTCACCACGGCACATGGCAGGCCCGTCACGCCGCCGCAGTCCGGGGAGCTACGGCGCGCCGCGATCATCGCCGAGTTGGCCGCGACCGGTCGCCCGCCCAGCGCGCTCACGGCCGCCGACGCCGACCGGTTGGCGGAAGTCGCCGGGCAGCTACGCCCGATCTTCGGCGCGGGCGATCGCATCCTCGCCGTCGTGGAGCAGCTCAACGATCTCCTGATCCGCCACAAGGCCGTCGCCAACCTGCACGGCCATCCTGACCGGCCCCCGGTGCTGGCTTTCCACCGGGCGGATGCGGGCCTGGTGGACGCCTGGGCCGCGGACATGGGCACGGCGTTGGCCATGGTCATCGGCGTCGGCCAGTCCGTCCGCCTCGGTGCCTGCCAGGCCGGCAAGTGTGCTCTGGTCTTCTTCGACACCACGCGCAACGCTTCCCGCCGCTTCTGCGACCTGTCCTGCCAGAACCGCGCCAAAGCCAGCGCCTACCGCGCCAGACGGAGAGTATGAGACAACCGCCGCCCGGGCAGGATGGGTGGCGTGACCTTCGTACCTCCGCCGAAGACCGCCGCCTGGCGGCACACCGACGTGCAAACGGGCTTCGAGGTGGTCTACTTCCGCCCGCTGGGCGACTGGCATCGCATCGAGGGTTGTACGACGGGCGTCGAGGCGGGCCGGACCTGGGTCGTCGGCTACGCCATTGACGTCGACTCGCGGTGGATCACGAGACGCGCCGAGGTCACGGGACGGTGGGTCACCGGGTCCCGGCGCACCACGCTGGAGGGTGACGGGGACGGCCATTGGCTGGTCGACGGCGTCCCCGCCCCGCACCTGGACGGCTGCCTCGACGTCGACCTGGAGTCGTCGGCGATGACCAACGCGTTCCCCGTGCACCGCATGCGCCTGGCCGTCGGCACGGGCTCCGGAGCCCCCGCCGCCTACGTCCGTTCCCTGGACCTGGCCGTCGAGCGGCTGGAACAGCAGTACGTCCGGGTCGACGACGACAGCTACGACTACGTCTCGCCGGCCGACGGCTTCTCCTGCCGCCTCGTCTACGACGAGGCCGGTTTCGTCCTGGACTATCCCGGCATCGCCGTACGGGCCCTGTAGGGCCGTCAGGTGCTGCTGCGGATGGCCAGCAGCGGGGCGAGGAGGGTGGACTCGGGCACCGTACGGCCCTCCAGCTTGTCCATGACCAGGCGGACCGCCTCCCTCCCGACCTCTTCGGCCGGGATCAGCACGGAGGTCAGAGGCGGGCTGGCCCGCTCGGCCACGTCGTCGGGGCAGATCGCCACCACGGCCACGTCGTGCGGCACCCGCCGCTCCAGCTGGCGCAGCGCCGCCAGCACGTGCCCGACCGCGGCCTCGTTGTGCACGACCAGGCCGGACAGGCTCGGACGGTCGAGGAGCAGGTCGCGTACGGTCTCGTAGACCTCGTCGAACGTCTCCTCGCAGGGCAGCGCCACCCCCTTGAGCCCATGGTCGGCCATGGCGGCCTCGAAGCCCTCGCGGGTGCGGGTGGCGAAGCCCGTGCCCCGGTCGTACACCACGGAAGGGGCTCCGAGCAGGGCGATCTCCTCGTGACCGCGCTCGGCCAGATGCTCCACGCAGCGGGTCCCGGCGGCCGCGAAGTCGAGGTCGACGCAGGTCAGCCCGGCCGGCTGGGCGGGGAAGCCGATGAGCACGCTCGGCTCGGCCAGCTCGCGCAGCAGTGGCACCCGGCGGTCGTCCAGCTCCACGTCCATGAGGACCAGGGCGTCCACCAGCGCGCTCGCGGCCACCCGGCGGATGCCGGCGGTGCCCTCGTCGGCGGTCAGCAGCAGCACGTCGTGGTCGAAGCGGCGGGCGGCCGTGACGACGGCGCTGGCGAAGCGCATCAGCACGGGCACGTGCATGCCCGCCCGCAGCGGCAGCACCAGCGCGATCACGTTGGAGCGCTTGCTGGCCAGGGCCCGGGCGCCGGCGTTGGGGTGGTAGCCGAGCGCGCTGATGCTGTCGAGCACCCGCCGCCTGGTGTCGGCCGAGATCGTCCGCTTGCCGCTGAGCACATAGGAGACCGTGCTGACGGCCACGCCCGCGTGCTTGGCGACCTCGGAGATCGTGACCGTGCGCCGGCTCAAGCCCCGGCTCCGAAGTCGAGCTGGACCAGCGTCACGCCGTCGTTCTCGAACACCACATAAAGATCGTGCACCCCGTCGGCGGTGGCAAGGGGTGCCGTGATGGCGTGATAGTCGTACCGGTCTGTCCTGGGCACCGGGAAGGTCGCCACGGCCTGGCCGTAGAGGGGGTCGCCGCGGCGGATCGTGATCATGCCTCCTTCGGCGCTGCCGGCCGTGGCAACGCAGGTCGTGGCGCCGGTCAGGTCCACCTGCCTGAACAGGATCCAGGCGCCTTCCGCGTCCGAGCGCACCGCGTCGCCGTCCGTCTTGGTCTCGTCCACGAACGTGATCGCGTCGTACTCGTCGTGGCCGGCCGCGCGCAACACCCCGGACTGGGGCGGGATGATCTCCCCTTCGACCTCGAAGCGGGCGCTCAGGCGCAGGTCGGTGGCGCTGCGGCCGACCATGAGCTGGTTCGGCGCGCTCTCCACCACGAACCTGTCCCTGGTCACGTCCCAGAAGGCCAGCTCTGGAACCGGCAGGGTGAGGGTGACGGTGCGGCTCTCGCCGGGCGCGAGGCGGGCCTTCTCGAAGCCGCGCAGGCGGCGCAGTGGCTGCTTGACGCGGGAGCGCTGCTGGTGGGTGTAGAACTGGACGACCTCGACCCCCGGCCGGTCCCCCGTGTTCGTCACCGTGACCTCGGCGGTGAGCACGCCGTCCGCGATCCGCACGCGCAGGTCTGCGTACTCGAAGGTGGTGTAGCTGAGGCCGTGGCCGAAGGGGTGCAGCGGGGTGCCGCGGAAGTACAAGTATGTGGCGTCCGAGGCAATGATGTCGTAGTCGAGCAGGTCGGGGAGCTCCTGCTCGGAGCGGTACCACGTCTGGGTGAGCCGGCCCTCCGGGTCGGCGTCGCCGAACAGCACCTCGGCCAGGGCGTGACCGTACTCCTGGCCGCCGTGGGCCGACCAGAGCACGGCGGGGACCTCGTCGTCGGTCCACGTGAGCGGGTATCCGCTGGTGATGACCAGGACGGTACGGGGGTTGGCCTTGCGCACGGCGGCGATCACGGCGTCCTGGGCGGAGGCGAGGGCCAGCGTCATGCGGTCCTCGGTCTCGCGGCCGTTCACCAGCGGGTGGTCGCCGACCACCACGACCGCCACGTCGGCGTCCGCGGCGAGCCGGGCGGCCTGCTCGGTGCCGCTCCTGACCACCTCCATGGCCAGCCACGCGGCCTGGTCGGCATCGTCGACCAGGCGCAGCACCCCGTCCTCGCCCGCGCCGACGTAGCAGCCGGTCGAGATGTGGCGCAGCGCGAGTGTGCCGCGGGGCCGCTCCTCCATGCGGAAGGTCTCGCGCACCTCCCACCCGTTCGGTCCCGGCTGGTCGTTCACCAGCGTGCCGCCTTCCACGGACACGAACCGGCCGGTCGTCACGGAGCGCAGCGCGTACGCGCCGCCGCCCCAGTCGAACAGGTCGAACGCGCCGGCCTCGGCCGACTTGATCTGCAGCGGCCCGCCGGCGGGGTCGGCGACGACCGGGCCGGCTTCGGCGGTCAGCGTCACCCGGTCCACGGCCTCGCAGAAGATCGTCTCGCACCGCTCGGACAGCCCGGCGCGGGCGGTCACGGCGTAGGGCAGGGTGCCGCTGTACCAGTCCTCCATGAGCGTGTCGCCGAGCTGCCCGATCACCGCGATCCTGGTCACGTCCGCCAGCGGCAGCAGGCCGTCGTTCTTCAGCAACACGAACGAGCGCCGCGCCGCCTCCCTGGCCAGCGCCTGGTGCTCGGAGCAGTTGACCACGCTGTCGGTGATGTCGTCGTACGGCGTCGCCGGGTCGAACTCGCCGAGCCTGAGCCGGATCGACAACGCGTGCCGCACGGCCGCGTCGACGTCCTCCTCGCCCAGCAGGCCGGCCTCCAATGCCTGCCTGAGATGCCCGAGCGTGGCCTGGCTGCGGTCGTCGTCCTGGGTGAAGCTGTCCAGCCCGGCCTTGACCGCGTGCGCGTACGCCTCCGGCAGCGTGTCGTGGTAGGCCTGCAGCGAGGTGAGGTTGCCCGGCGCGTACGCGTCGCTGACGACCAGCAGCTCATCCGGCGCCCACTCCCGCAGCACGCTGTTGATCAGCGGGCTGAGGTGCGCCGGGCGGCCGTTGACCAGGTTGTAGGAGGGCATGACGGCCACGGCCGCGCCCTGCTCGATGGCCGGCCGGAACGCGGGCAGCTCATACTCGCGCAGCACCCGCGGCGGCATGCTGCTCGAGGTCGTGCAGCGGTCGGTCTCGTTGTTGTAGGCGAGGAAGTGCTTGAGCGTGGGGGCGGTCTTGAGCCTTTCGGGAGCGCTCCCACGCAGTCCGCGTGCATAGGCGGTCGCCATGACTCCGGTCAGCCATGGATCTTCGGAGTAGCCCTCCTCGTTGCGCCCCCAGCGCGGGTCACGCAGCGGGTTGACCACGGGCGCCCACACGTTGAGCCCCGCCCCGGCCGGATCCTTGTGGTGGAAGGCCAGCACCTCGTCACTCGTGGCCTCGCCGACTCGTCTCACGAGATCGAGGTCCCAGGTCGAGGCCAGCCCGACGGCCTGGGGGAACACGGTGGCCGGGCCCAGCCAGGCCAGGCCGTGCAGCGCCTCGGTGCCGGTGCGGAACGCGCCGAGGCCCAGCCGCTCGACCGGCGCCTGGTACTGGTGCAGCAGCCCGACCTTCTCCTCGAGCGTGAGCCTGCGCACCAGGTCGTCGATCCGATCGGCCAGGGGGACCGACGGGTCGCGGAAGGGGGGTTCGTGCATGGTCATCCCTCTGAGAGTGTCGAAGCGCTTCGACGACCGGCCTGGGGAAGTTACGCGGACATTTCGGTGGGTTGACTGAAGGGTGCACTTCCCGGTGACCGAGGTCAAGGGATTCGCGACAATCCCCCAGGCAATCTTCCCGAATCTATGGAATCCAGGACCCTTGCCGCGCCACCGAGCGCGGCCGCGTCGTGGTCCAGCGTCGAGGCCACGACCTGGCATCCCCCGGCTTCGGCGGCGATGACGCGGTCGCTCAGCTCGTCGTGGACCGCGGGCAACAACCAGGGTGCGAGCGGCACGTAGTAACCACCGAGGATCACCACCTCAGGGTTGAGCAGGTTGGCCAGAATGGACACACCTCGGCCCAGGCTCCGGCCGACCGAATCCAGCGCGGCCAGGGTGTCGGGATCACCGGTGCGGGCCAGGCGTACCGACTCCTCGATCTCGATCTGGATCTCGGCGGGTGAGGGAATCTTACGCAGCACGGCGCCGATCCCCGCCATGGCCTCCAGACAGCCGCGCCGGCCGCAGTGGCACTCGGGGCCCTCCGGGTCGAGCTGCACGTGGCCGATCTCGCCGCTATAGCCGAGGCCGCCGCGGCGCAGCCGCCCGTCGAGGATGATGCCCGCGCCCACGCCGATCTCGCCGGTCAGGTAGACCAGGTCGGAGGCACCGGCATGGGCACCCCAACGCTGCTCGGCCAGGGCCGCGAGGTTGGCGTCGTTATCCACCTGGATGGGGAAGCCGGGATCGCGCAGCGCCTTGGCCAGGTCCCCGCCGATGTCGGCGTCCCGCCAGCCGAGGTTGGGCGCCAGGCGCACGGTGCCCTGCACGTCGACCAGCCCCGGCACGGCCACGGCCAGGCCGAGCACTTGGCGCTCCTCCTTGGCCATGCGGTTGACCACCCGCCGGATGATCGCCCCGACGCTGGCCACGCCCTGGTTGACCGAGTCGCCGGCCGAGAACGAGCGCCGCCAGGTCAGCAGCCGCTCCCCGGCGAGGTCGGTGGCCACGGCCGACACGTGGTCGACGTTGATCTCGACCCCGATGGCGGCGTACGGCGAGCCGTCCAGGACGAGCATCGTGGCCGGCCTGCCCACGCGGTTTTCCGTCAGGCCGGTCTCACGGACCAGCCGCCGGTCGATGAGGTCGGCGACCAGGCTCGACACGGTGGCCTTGTTGAGGCCGGTGGAGGCCGCGATGTCGGCACGCGAGCAGGGGGCGTGCTCGCGGACGAACCGCAGCACGACCGCTAGGTTGGTGGCCCGTACGTCGGCGAAGTCGGCCGGCTGCGGGCCGGTCGTAGAAGTGATCAATATCAGCCCCGTTCCCGCCAAGAGACGACCCCAGCATGCCGCATTCCCGGGCCTCCTTCACCAACCTGTGACCGTAGCGATCCCTTGTGGTCAGGACAACACTCTACTAATTTGTTTGGTCGCAATACCAACTAATTTTAGTAGGCCATCCCCCACTCGGAGAAGGGAGAGATCCATGGCGACCAACACGACTCGCCGCGGGTTCCTCGGCCTGGTAGGCGCAAGCGTTCTGGTGGCGGGCTGCGCCGAGAAGAAAGCGACCTCCAAGGGCACCGCCGTGGCGGCCGACAAGCTCAAGAGCCTGGTGCCGACGCGGATCCCCTTCGAGATCCCTGGGCTCAAGCCGGACCTGCCCGGCAGCGAGTTCGTCGCCCCCGGCTTCCTGACGCGCCCGGCCAACATGGTGCAGGCTGTCACCACCAAGCCGCTGACCAGCGGCAAGGAAGTGACCGCGATGACGCCGCTGTGGGGGACCGTGCCGCCTGGGCTGGGCGACAACTCCTACTACGAGTACATGAACGAGCGCCTGGGCGGCACCGTCCGCTTCAACATCTCGGACGGCAACACCTACCACGAGAAGCTCAGCACTACCCTGGCCAGCGGCGACGTGCCCGAGATGGTCATGGTGCCGGGCTGGGAGCTCATCAAGATCGCCCGTTTCACGGAGGCGGCCAACAAGCTCTTCGCCGATCTGGGGCCCTACCTGGCCGGGGACAAGGCCAAGGAGTTCCCTCTGCTGGCCAACTACGACACCGCCGCCTGGCAGTACGGCGTCTTCGGCGGCATCCTGCAGGGCATCCCCTGGCAGAACGAGCCGTTCCCGTTCGCCACCTTCGTCCGCCAGGACATCATGGAGGAGCTCAGCCTGCAGCACCCCAAGAGCGGCGACGACCTGCTGGTGCTCGGCAAGGCCATCACCGACGCAAAGAAGAAGCGCTGGGCCTTCGGCGGCGGCATGGAGCAGGAGATGCAGCGGGCCTTCGGCGCACCGCGCGAATGGCGCAAGAAGAGCGACGGCACGCTCGAGTACAAGTACGAGACCGCCGAATTCGCCGCCTCGATCGAGTTCATGGTCAAGCTCTTCGAGGCCGGCTACATGCATCCGGACCTCGTGGCCAACAAGGACGCCGACATGAAGGGCCCCTTCGGCAGCGGCCAGATGATCATCTACCGGGACGGGCTCGGCGCCTGGCACGAGAACCTCGGCCGCTTCCAGGCCGACAACCCCAAGTTCGACATGCAGGCCGTCGTCCCCTACCCGGCCAAGCCCGGCGGCAAGACGATCATGTGGCGCAACGAGCCCGCCGGCATGTTCGTCTTCATCAAGAAGGGCCTCGGCGACGCCCGCACCCGCGAGCTGCTCGCGCTGTCCAACTGGACGTCGGCACCGTACGGCACCCAGGAGTACGAGCTGGTCAACAACGGCGTCGAGGGCAAGCACTACAACGTCAAGGACGGCAAGGTCGAGCAGACGGCGCTGGGACGCAAGGAGGTCGCGCCCACCTACATGTTCCTGTCGGGCCGGCCGCCGGCCAACGAGAAGAGCCAGTACGAAGGCCTCGTCCAAGCCCTGTACGACTGGCAGACGCAGGCCGCGAAGCTCCTGGAGAACGACCCGTTCGTCGGGATCCGGGTGGAAGTGCCCTCCAAGATGGCGGGGCTTGCGCAGCCCACCGAGGACAAGATGCA includes:
- a CDS encoding ROK family transcriptional regulator, with translation MITSTTGPQPADFADVRATNLAVVLRFVREHAPCSRADIAASTGLNKATVSSLVADLIDRRLVRETGLTENRVGRPATMLVLDGSPYAAIGVEINVDHVSAVATDLAGERLLTWRRSFSAGDSVNQGVASVGAIIRRVVNRMAKEERQVLGLAVAVPGLVDVQGTVRLAPNLGWRDADIGGDLAKALRDPGFPIQVDNDANLAALAEQRWGAHAGASDLVYLTGEIGVGAGIILDGRLRRGGLGYSGEIGHVQLDPEGPECHCGRRGCLEAMAGIGAVLRKIPSPAEIQIEIEESVRLARTGDPDTLAALDSVGRSLGRGVSILANLLNPEVVILGGYYVPLAPWLLPAVHDELSDRVIAAEAGGCQVVASTLDHDAAALGGAARVLDSIDSGRLPGGLSRIP
- a CDS encoding glycoside hydrolase family 3 C-terminal domain-containing protein, whose amino-acid sequence is MTMHEPPFRDPSVPLADRIDDLVRRLTLEEKVGLLHQYQAPVERLGLGAFRTGTEALHGLAWLGPATVFPQAVGLASTWDLDLVRRVGEATSDEVLAFHHKDPAGAGLNVWAPVVNPLRDPRWGRNEEGYSEDPWLTGVMATAYARGLRGSAPERLKTAPTLKHFLAYNNETDRCTTSSSMPPRVLREYELPAFRPAIEQGAAVAVMPSYNLVNGRPAHLSPLINSVLREWAPDELLVVSDAYAPGNLTSLQAYHDTLPEAYAHAVKAGLDSFTQDDDRSQATLGHLRQALEAGLLGEEDVDAAVRHALSIRLRLGEFDPATPYDDITDSVVNCSEHQALAREAARRSFVLLKNDGLLPLADVTRIAVIGQLGDTLMEDWYSGTLPYAVTARAGLSERCETIFCEAVDRVTLTAEAGPVVADPAGGPLQIKSAEAGAFDLFDWGGGAYALRSVTTGRFVSVEGGTLVNDQPGPNGWEVRETFRMEERPRGTLALRHISTGCYVGAGEDGVLRLVDDADQAAWLAMEVVRSGTEQAARLAADADVAVVVVGDHPLVNGRETEDRMTLALASAQDAVIAAVRKANPRTVLVITSGYPLTWTDDEVPAVLWSAHGGQEYGHALAEVLFGDADPEGRLTQTWYRSEQELPDLLDYDIIASDATYLYFRGTPLHPFGHGLSYTTFEYADLRVRIADGVLTAEVTVTNTGDRPGVEVVQFYTHQQRSRVKQPLRRLRGFEKARLAPGESRTVTLTLPVPELAFWDVTRDRFVVESAPNQLMVGRSATDLRLSARFEVEGEIIPPQSGVLRAAGHDEYDAITFVDETKTDGDAVRSDAEGAWILFRQVDLTGATTCVATAGSAEGGMITIRRGDPLYGQAVATFPVPRTDRYDYHAITAPLATADGVHDLYVVFENDGVTLVQLDFGAGA
- a CDS encoding SCO6745 family protein yields the protein MSFGPLARQMWHQIEPVHATLYFSPEAFEEAAALGYDVTSRWPSYFAWRTAPLGAAGSRLAAATYYSFSPAMIADHVPAIWATATPQQVLDARLRAMDRTIHALPGELTDLREAAELAVRAAESIQVAHRPLAAANLDLPWPDEPHLALWQAYTVLREHRGDGHLTALQAAGLDACEALVSFASVGAAPVANFAGRGWSPEEWAAARERLAGRGLIDAEGSATAAGQALRDQVERLTDDLAAEPWRALGEAAAERLAELNRPLLGAVFESGLLPATSTLGIGKVRVPA
- a CDS encoding LacI family DNA-binding transcriptional regulator, which translates into the protein MSRRTVTISEVAKHAGVAVSTVSYVLSGKRTISADTRRRVLDSISALGYHPNAGARALASKRSNVIALVLPLRAGMHVPVLMRFASAVVTAARRFDHDVLLLTADEGTAGIRRVAASALVDALVLMDVELDDRRVPLLRELAEPSVLIGFPAQPAGLTCVDLDFAAAGTRCVEHLAERGHEEIALLGAPSVVYDRGTGFATRTREGFEAAMADHGLKGVALPCEETFDEVYETVRDLLLDRPSLSGLVVHNEAAVGHVLAALRQLERRVPHDVAVVAICPDDVAERASPPLTSVLIPAEEVGREAVRLVMDKLEGRTVPESTLLAPLLAIRSST
- a CDS encoding CGNR zinc finger domain-containing protein gives rise to the protein MTIDLWRITGQPEIDSYVGGRVELAVLLVNCLAVTTAHGRPVTPPQSGELRRAAIIAELAATGRPPSALTAADADRLAEVAGQLRPIFGAGDRILAVVEQLNDLLIRHKAVANLHGHPDRPPVLAFHRADAGLVDAWAADMGTALAMVIGVGQSVRLGACQAGKCALVFFDTTRNASRRFCDLSCQNRAKASAYRARRRV
- a CDS encoding putative glycolipid-binding domain-containing protein; amino-acid sequence: MTFVPPPKTAAWRHTDVQTGFEVVYFRPLGDWHRIEGCTTGVEAGRTWVVGYAIDVDSRWITRRAEVTGRWVTGSRRTTLEGDGDGHWLVDGVPAPHLDGCLDVDLESSAMTNAFPVHRMRLAVGTGSGAPAAYVRSLDLAVERLEQQYVRVDDDSYDYVSPADGFSCRLVYDEAGFVLDYPGIAVRAL
- a CDS encoding GNAT family N-acetyltransferase, whose product is MKLERLAGPEALAHTAQLVDIYRAAFSGPPWYEDGYGTAAFAERLTADVRRPGFAAVLAGHDGVPAGLGTAWPTQSPFPTGRAYDRVRAELGDEVETRLVGTLEIDELAVSPHARGHGLAGRILDLLCDGADACWLLTAPAAVDAIRLYEKLGWRRLTRPEAGVVVFTRST
- a CDS encoding extracellular solute-binding protein, translating into MATNTTRRGFLGLVGASVLVAGCAEKKATSKGTAVAADKLKSLVPTRIPFEIPGLKPDLPGSEFVAPGFLTRPANMVQAVTTKPLTSGKEVTAMTPLWGTVPPGLGDNSYYEYMNERLGGTVRFNISDGNTYHEKLSTTLASGDVPEMVMVPGWELIKIARFTEAANKLFADLGPYLAGDKAKEFPLLANYDTAAWQYGVFGGILQGIPWQNEPFPFATFVRQDIMEELSLQHPKSGDDLLVLGKAITDAKKKRWAFGGGMEQEMQRAFGAPREWRKKSDGTLEYKYETAEFAASIEFMVKLFEAGYMHPDLVANKDADMKGPFGSGQMIIYRDGLGAWHENLGRFQADNPKFDMQAVVPYPAKPGGKTIMWRNEPAGMFVFIKKGLGDARTRELLALSNWTSAPYGTQEYELVNNGVEGKHYNVKDGKVEQTALGRKEVAPTYMFLSGRPPANEKSQYEGLVQALYDWQTQAAKLLENDPFVGIRVEVPSKMAGLAQPTEDKMQEIFRGKRPVSEWAKIVKEWQDQGGNEAREFYMKVARENGRL